The Helianthus annuus cultivar XRQ/B chromosome 15, HanXRQr2.0-SUNRISE, whole genome shotgun sequence genomic sequence ttatacctttatttttataaagcattttttatttttttaaaagaacGTTATGTTtgtttataaaacatttttataaattaaacCTTTCTTTCATTATTCTAACTCATGTAGTGTGTATAATATCGTTTTTATaagaaatcatcatcatcattacaaATTTATGAATAgtattctttttattatttaaaatgtgTAATACGACAATAATACCCCAGTGGTCCGTTATTGATTCAAATTTGCAAAAAACAAAAACTACCATTTTCAAAAATAACTTTTGGAAAAGAGTTAAGTGTCATTTAAATCCCCGTTGTTTGTCCACTTTTGTTAATTCATACCAAATTTCAGAACTATACAATTTTCCTTTTTGACATTCTCGAAACGTGCCATGTTACTCCAAAAAAACTAATCCCGGTTAAAAAACTCAATTAGCttaagggtaaaatggtcattttacATAGTGATTCGGAGGTTTTGTATACCCTCCACCGTGCACCAACCTCCGAACCACTCCAAACCTCTATGTCGAATGACCATTTTACCCCAAAGCTAACTGAATTTTTTATCAGGGATTAGTtttttgaactaaaatgacacGTTTTGAAAATGTCAATAAGTGGACAAAGACATAAATGACACTTAACTCTCTAAAATTTAAACCCTTTTGGATAACAAATTAAATGTATATCAATCCATTCTGTTAGCCGAATGTTCAAGTTCTCTTTAGTCGAATCCACAACCGACACCAGATCAAGATTGCGTGAGAATCAACGATCACCCTCAACCTCAATCAATCTCCAGCACCCACAAAACCCACGATCAACATTCACCAATCACTCCAATTACTTACTTGTTCCACAAGGTACCAAAACCCTAGATCCCAATTCAATCACTAAATGATCATTTCATAAAATGGGCAAACCATTATTCTACGAGATTCTAGAAAAACCCGCAACCAGTTGCACCATAGGACTATGCACTTTAATCTGGTTCTACATCCAGAAGAAAAACATTGGGTATTCACATGTGGGTTTGAGTTATGAAACAGCTGTTGAAGGCCACCATTGGAGGATCATAACCTCTGCATTTTCACACATTAGTGTTGTCCATCTTGTGTTTAATATGAGTGCTTTATGGAGCCTTGGTGTTGTTGAACAGTTAGGCCATATGGGTTTAGGTGTTGGGTATTATTTACATTACTCTATTGTTTTGGTTATCTGTTCTGGTTTGCTAGTTTTGGTTTGTTACCATGTTCTGATTAATCGGTTCAAGATCGAGTATTTTAGACGCGTTACGGCTGTCGGGTATTCGTGTGTCGTGTTCGGGTGGATGACGATTTTGTCCGTCAAGCAGCCGTCGTCGAAGTTGAATCTTTTCGGGTTTCTTTCGTTGCCGATCAGTTTTGCGCCGTTTGAGTCGTTGATTTTTACGTCGATTATTGTGCCGCAAGCGAGTTTTTTGGGGCATTTGTCGGGGATTATTGTTGGGTATTCGATCTCGTGGGGGTTGATTCATGGGATGAATGATTATTGGGCGGTTTGTATGGTGGGGTGGATTGTGGTGGTGTTTGTTGTTAGTTTGAAGCAGTCGGGTGCGTATGATTTCGGGTGGCTTAAGATTGAGTCGGTTACGGATCCTACGTTGCCGGGGACTGGCCGGATGTTGCAAATGACGTCGCTTTTGGATGGTGGTGATGATATTGTATAGCAGGCATGTGATTCTTGACTATTCACTTTTGTATTCAgatttattataattataatgtgTGGTTAAACAGGTAGTGTTGTTTGTGGTTTTTCGATTCGGTTATTGTGAATTCATTGATCTTTATATGCCTTGGGGATTATGTTGGAGTTCATAGTGATACAGATTTATCGTCTGCAGTGTAGTGGTTGTTTCATGTGTTGAATCAATGGTGATGTCTAGGGTTTGTTTCATCATGAATTGGGTAGGATGATATTTCGTTGTTCGTTTAGATCAGCTAACAAACAAACGTACCCAGTAATATCCTGTTCATAgagtagggtttagggtttagtatGCAATTGTTTGTTGTTCTGAGTATCTACATTAAGGTCGATTATCGCTCTTGTGTCATCGTTTATTTAAAGGACGCCAGGATCATTTTAGTGGTTTAAGTTCATAACATAAGCATTTTACTATTGTACAGCACTGTACTGTACTGAACTGAAATAAGCGGTTTCAAAACCTCGGTTATTAGCTacgcagttaatgcggtaaaaattTAGATATCGGTCGAGGACTGTTATTTGAGATATTGGTTATCgcagtgggatatcggtaattttaatatcatgctgaATTTGCATATGTAGTAATTTAACACTAAGAATTCACCTACCATtaagaaattaaccttttgcaacttgcaaaacactaacaattgtagcaagcaGGGACTGAttaagtcttaaaacactaacatttaaccatggttttaaaaaacggttGAGGCGTGCGCCCCGAGGCGCGCCTCAAGGCGAAACGGCAAAAAAACGATTCTGAGGCGGGCCTCAGGGGGTTTATACTGTATGtgcgcctcagaggggctgagtgcgcctcaggggtttttgatatttgtttttgatgtttttgagtttttgtgtcaatttcatgCAATTTATGTCtcttttttgtgtgtttttgattattttgatgaatttgatgatgaatttagttagtattactatttttataagatatataatatttatatttattttttaactcCGCCTCGGGCTTATGCCTCGgt encodes the following:
- the LOC110910574 gene encoding RHOMBOID-like protein 13 gives rise to the protein MGKPLFYEILEKPATSCTIGLCTLIWFYIQKKNIGYSHVGLSYETAVEGHHWRIITSAFSHISVVHLVFNMSALWSLGVVEQLGHMGLGVGYYLHYSIVLVICSGLLVLVCYHVLINRFKIEYFRRVTAVGYSCVVFGWMTILSVKQPSSKLNLFGFLSLPISFAPFESLIFTSIIVPQASFLGHLSGIIVGYSISWGLIHGMNDYWAVCMVGWIVVVFVVSLKQSGAYDFGWLKIESVTDPTLPGTGRMLQMTSLLDGGDDIV